In bacterium, one DNA window encodes the following:
- a CDS encoding HEAT repeat domain-containing protein: MVVAAVCFGGALGAPGCNSWSGRPLEEVTAAAGKGEQGALRELVTRFGNADPAQAQQAWEAAVAIGAPAVPELLRGLESGSRAVGEHAAGALGALTAKDGVDALIAALGRKDFRRYAAAWALGEIGDPRAIPALVRALGDEDGETRKFATRAVIKFGPDALEPLLAALGDPSADVRHYAARALGQLQAKQAVEPLLKLEGRVDPEVLFWALGRIGDPRALPLLERAAADADWRARLTAVQALGDLANPAAVPQLRRSLDDPEWIVREWAARGLESLTGERVTYRDQQGRQVVPYSLYR, encoded by the coding sequence ATGGTCGTGGCGGCGGTGTGCTTCGGCGGCGCGCTGGGCGCGCCGGGCTGCAACTCGTGGTCGGGGCGTCCCCTCGAGGAGGTGACCGCCGCGGCCGGCAAGGGCGAGCAAGGCGCGCTGCGCGAGCTCGTGACCCGCTTCGGCAACGCGGACCCGGCGCAGGCGCAGCAGGCGTGGGAGGCGGCGGTCGCCATCGGCGCGCCGGCGGTCCCGGAACTCCTCCGCGGACTCGAGAGCGGCAGCCGCGCCGTCGGCGAGCACGCGGCGGGCGCCCTCGGCGCCCTGACCGCCAAGGACGGGGTCGACGCGCTGATCGCGGCGCTGGGCCGGAAGGACTTTCGTCGCTACGCGGCCGCTTGGGCCCTTGGGGAGATCGGCGATCCCCGGGCGATCCCGGCCCTGGTGCGCGCGCTCGGCGACGAGGACGGCGAGACCCGCAAGTTCGCCACCCGGGCTGTCATCAAGTTCGGACCGGACGCGCTCGAGCCGCTGCTGGCCGCGCTCGGCGACCCCTCGGCGGACGTCCGCCACTACGCGGCGCGGGCCCTGGGTCAGCTGCAGGCGAAGCAGGCGGTGGAGCCGCTGCTGAAGCTCGAGGGGAGGGTCGACCCGGAGGTGCTCTTCTGGGCCCTTGGACGCATCGGCGACCCCCGCGCGCTGCCGCTGCTCGAGCGCGCGGCGGCCGACGCGGACTGGCGCGCGCGCCTCACCGCGGTCCAGGCGCTGGGCGACCTGGCCAACCCGGCCGCGGTGCCGCAGCTGCGCCGCTCGCTGGACGACCCGGAGTGGATCGTCCGCGAGTGGGCCGCGCGCGGCCTCGAGAGCCTGACCGGCGAGCGCGTCACCTACCGCGACCAGCAGGGTCGACAGGTTGTCCCTTACAGCCTCTACCGCTGA
- a CDS encoding carboxypeptidase-like regulatory domain-containing protein: MVNRRAAMSMGAVLALAALVAAGCAQKQDSGQATFKGRALTPLAEAHVSVYREGMDLKGPAFVTSQPTGPEGEFSLALPPGKYFFVLRHRVAGESVGPVRTGDYRSEVIGPVTVRGGETFTRDLVALRKIGETKDLPSTTPAPTSTGISGVITDSDGTPVKDARVHAYTYPQMSERPKYVSEATGADGRYVLFFPEGGTFYLAARNRFGGPPKIGELYGRYDDGAVEPSAIHVKDNQIIEHVDITVHKVW, encoded by the coding sequence ATGGTGAACCGGAGAGCGGCGATGTCGATGGGTGCCGTGCTCGCGCTGGCGGCGCTCGTGGCGGCCGGCTGCGCGCAGAAGCAGGACTCGGGGCAGGCGACCTTCAAGGGCCGGGCCCTCACGCCGCTGGCGGAGGCCCACGTCTCCGTGTACCGCGAGGGGATGGACCTCAAGGGGCCGGCGTTCGTGACGTCGCAGCCGACGGGCCCGGAGGGCGAGTTCTCGCTCGCGCTGCCCCCGGGGAAGTACTTCTTCGTGCTGCGCCACCGGGTCGCCGGCGAGTCGGTCGGACCGGTGCGGACCGGCGACTACCGCAGCGAGGTCATCGGGCCGGTCACCGTGCGCGGCGGCGAGACCTTCACCCGGGACCTGGTCGCACTGCGCAAGATCGGCGAGACGAAGGACCTGCCGTCGACGACGCCCGCGCCGACGAGCACCGGCATCAGCGGCGTGATCACGGACAGCGACGGCACGCCCGTGAAGGACGCCCGCGTGCACGCCTACACGTATCCGCAGATGTCCGAGCGGCCGAAATACGTCTCGGAGGCCACGGGCGCGGACGGCCGCTACGTGCTCTTCTTCCCGGAGGGCGGCACCTTCTACCTGGCGGCGCGCAATCGCTTCGGCGGCCCGCCGAAGATCGGCGAGCTCTACGGACGCTACGACGACGGCGCGGTCGAGCCCTCGGCGATTCACGTCAAGGACAACCAGATCATCGAGCATGTCGACATCACGGTCCACAAGGTCTGGTAG
- a CDS encoding ethylbenzene dehydrogenase-related protein, whose translation MGLVAALGWAACALVLATGACARLDVDAVYAVRLAAPPRDADWDFAVPRLVKAGGGSVHGKPPVLAGLDLDTDAVHGAAASCHHGPPVTHPTPVEIRAFYTDTDLYVDVRWSDPTEDRTPRAWRRTGAGWEIAADDEDGLALLWSGPAAGRFACQEACHQSDFAVRSGSLVDVRSMFLAEEGAREEAWVWKPSLGGRDLIIGRSGFTTPAGEPYASVNSRVARDGSLGPEARRAGTFGSQDGPLTDGAGGSVAAVTASAPAHRWAPAGAGSLLAARAERRGKGWRVVFSRPRAAGPGRQRFEPGDVERLGVAVFDGTSVNHHVVRDTQTFRIVAPRPAAETEEGGA comes from the coding sequence ATGGGCCTCGTCGCGGCGCTGGGGTGGGCAGCGTGCGCGCTCGTGCTCGCGACGGGGGCCTGCGCGCGGCTCGACGTCGACGCGGTGTACGCGGTCCGGCTGGCCGCGCCGCCGCGTGACGCCGACTGGGACTTCGCGGTGCCGCGGCTGGTGAAGGCGGGCGGCGGCAGCGTCCACGGGAAGCCGCCGGTCCTCGCCGGGCTCGACCTCGACACCGACGCCGTGCACGGCGCGGCGGCCTCCTGTCACCACGGCCCGCCGGTGACGCACCCCACGCCCGTGGAGATCCGGGCCTTCTACACGGACACCGACCTCTACGTCGACGTGCGCTGGAGCGACCCGACCGAGGACCGCACGCCCCGCGCGTGGCGGCGTACGGGCGCGGGCTGGGAGATCGCCGCGGACGACGAGGACGGGCTCGCCCTGCTCTGGAGCGGGCCCGCCGCCGGTCGCTTCGCCTGTCAGGAGGCCTGTCACCAGAGCGACTTCGCCGTCCGCAGCGGGTCGCTCGTGGACGTGCGCTCGATGTTCCTGGCCGAGGAGGGCGCGCGCGAGGAGGCCTGGGTCTGGAAGCCGTCGCTCGGCGGTCGCGACCTGATCATCGGGCGCTCGGGCTTCACGACGCCCGCCGGGGAGCCGTATGCCAGCGTGAACTCGCGCGTGGCGCGCGACGGCAGCCTGGGCCCGGAGGCCCGCCGCGCCGGCACGTTCGGGAGCCAGGACGGCCCTCTCACGGATGGCGCCGGCGGGTCGGTCGCCGCGGTGACCGCTTCGGCGCCGGCCCACCGCTGGGCGCCCGCCGGCGCGGGGAGCCTGCTGGCTGCGCGCGCGGAGCGTCGCGGGAAGGGCTGGCGCGTGGTCTTTTCGAGGCCGCGCGCGGCAGGGCCGGGGCGACAGCGGTTCGAGCCGGGTGACGTCGAGCGGCTCGGCGTCGCCGTGTTCGACGGGACCTCGGTGAACCACCACGTGGTGCGCGACACGCAGACCTTCCGGATCGTCGCGCCGCGGCCGGCGGCCGAGACGGAGGAGGGCGGGGCGTGA
- a CDS encoding 4Fe-4S dicluster domain-containing protein, producing MSSARWLFVRRTSQLLFLFLFVFLLLRTEYRGNDVIQYPVNTFFQLDPLLGLATLLGLREPIAHFWPALLVVAVTLVLGRVFCGWFCPLGSLLDVTRRLLAKVPAPPRPLAWQGRRVKYYLLAAILAAAVANWQAAWLLDPFSLLARGFSVGVIPAANAAVNAVFNGVYFGLPALRPVSEPVFNVLKGWVLTYEQQHFRWAWLSLGLLLSVLALERWQPRFWCRNLCPLGGMLSLCARGRRLARRVSDECTDCGSCWGTCPVGLIEEGTHRRSQAECTACMRCPRVCPQEAIGFAFAGGRDEAPLDVDRRRLLGAAAAGVALVPLTRVHPARVAVPDARLRPPGARAEADFLNRCLRCGACMKVCMRNAIHPALHEAGWEGLFTPVMDYDVGYCEYNCNLCGQVCPSEAIRRLPLPEKQRTVIGTAAFDKGRCLPWALHRNCLVCEEHCPTGEKAIVFDETDATGPDGKPVRLKLPRVVQERCIGCGICQQKCPLQGRKAVAVYPNGETRGQDFGQG from the coding sequence ATGAGTTCCGCTCGCTGGCTGTTCGTCAGGCGCACCTCCCAGCTGCTGTTCCTCTTCCTCTTCGTCTTCCTGCTGCTGCGCACGGAGTACCGCGGCAACGACGTCATCCAGTACCCGGTCAACACGTTCTTCCAGCTCGATCCGCTGCTCGGGCTGGCGACGCTGCTCGGGCTGCGCGAGCCGATCGCCCACTTCTGGCCGGCCCTCCTCGTCGTCGCTGTCACGCTGGTCCTCGGCCGGGTGTTCTGCGGCTGGTTCTGCCCCCTCGGTTCCCTGCTCGACGTGACGCGGCGGCTGCTCGCGAAAGTGCCGGCGCCGCCGCGCCCGCTGGCGTGGCAGGGCCGGCGCGTGAAGTACTACCTCCTCGCCGCGATCCTCGCCGCAGCCGTCGCCAACTGGCAGGCGGCCTGGCTCCTCGACCCCTTCAGCCTGCTCGCGCGGGGCTTCTCGGTCGGCGTGATCCCGGCGGCCAACGCGGCGGTCAACGCGGTCTTCAACGGCGTCTACTTCGGGCTGCCGGCGCTGCGGCCGGTGTCGGAGCCGGTCTTCAACGTGCTCAAGGGGTGGGTGCTCACCTACGAGCAGCAGCACTTCCGCTGGGCGTGGCTCTCGCTCGGCCTGCTCCTGTCCGTCCTGGCGCTGGAGCGCTGGCAGCCGCGGTTCTGGTGCCGCAACCTCTGCCCGCTGGGCGGGATGCTGTCCCTGTGCGCGCGGGGCCGGCGGCTCGCGCGCCGGGTATCCGACGAGTGCACCGACTGCGGCTCGTGCTGGGGGACCTGCCCGGTCGGGCTCATCGAGGAGGGCACGCACCGGCGCTCCCAGGCCGAGTGCACGGCCTGCATGCGCTGCCCGCGCGTCTGCCCCCAGGAGGCGATCGGCTTCGCGTTCGCCGGCGGGCGCGACGAGGCGCCGCTGGACGTCGACCGCCGCCGTCTCCTCGGGGCGGCCGCGGCGGGCGTTGCGCTCGTCCCGCTGACGCGGGTCCACCCGGCGCGCGTCGCGGTCCCCGACGCCCGCCTGCGGCCGCCGGGCGCGCGCGCGGAGGCCGACTTCCTCAACCGCTGCCTGCGCTGCGGCGCGTGCATGAAGGTCTGCATGCGCAACGCGATCCACCCGGCGCTCCACGAGGCCGGCTGGGAGGGGCTGTTCACGCCCGTGATGGACTACGACGTCGGGTACTGCGAGTACAACTGCAACCTCTGCGGGCAGGTCTGCCCCTCGGAGGCGATCCGCCGGCTCCCGCTGCCCGAAAAGCAGCGCACGGTCATCGGCACGGCGGCGTTCGACAAGGGGCGCTGTCTCCCCTGGGCCCTGCACCGCAACTGCCTCGTGTGCGAGGAGCACTGCCCGACCGGCGAGAAGGCGATCGTCTTCGACGAGACCGACGCGACCGGCCCGGACGGAAAGCCGGTGCGGCTCAAGCTCCCGCGGGTCGTGCAGGAGCGCTGCATCGGCTGCGGGATCTGCCAGCAGAAGTGCCCGCTGCAGGGGAGGAAGGCGGTCGCCGTGTACCCGAACGGCGAGACGCGGGGGCAGGACTTTGGGCAGGGTTGA